A window of Campylobacter ureolyticus contains these coding sequences:
- a CDS encoding Fur family transcriptional regulator, whose translation MKQKNKTTKIENLEFDAILDEFREILRKNKLKYTKQRESVIQMLYNSDHHFTPEELYLEIRDEQPELNIGIATVYRTLNLLEDSGMVTSISFGTQGKKFELATKPHHDHLICKNCGKIVEFEDPSVEKKQEEIAKKNGFTLTGHLMQLYGTCKNCSKKES comes from the coding sequence ATGAAACAGAAAAACAAAACTACGAAAATTGAAAATTTAGAATTTGATGCAATTTTAGATGAGTTTAGAGAAATCTTAAGAAAAAATAAGCTCAAATATACAAAGCAAAGAGAGTCTGTTATCCAAATGCTTTATAACAGTGACCATCACTTTACTCCAGAAGAGCTCTATTTAGAGATAAGAGATGAGCAGCCTGAACTAAATATAGGTATTGCAACCGTTTATAGAACTTTAAATTTACTTGAAGATTCAGGCATGGTTACATCTATTTCTTTTGGCACACAAGGCAAAAAATTTGAACTTGCAACAAAGCCACATCATGATCATTTGATTTGTAAAAACTGTGGTAAAATAGTGGAATTTGAAGATCCTTCTGTTGAAAAAAAGCAAGAAGAAATAGCAAAAAAGAACGGTTTTACATTAACAGGACATTTAATGCAACTTTATGGAACTTGCAAAAATTGTAGTAAAAAGGAGTCATAG
- the hisG gene encoding ATP phosphoribosyltransferase has protein sequence MITIALPKGRIANDTLEIFKKVFKKEFVFEDRKLILNVENFKFLAIRSQDVPTYVENGAADVGVVGLDVLEEHKPNVLRLLDLGIGKCKVCVGIQKDKILNYDKPNLTVATKMTNITKEFFAKKATPVSIIKLYGSIELAPLIGLSDLIVDNVETGATMKQNGLKVAETIMDSSAFLISNKNSFINKKIEILEIYDKISAVL, from the coding sequence ATGATAACAATCGCCCTTCCAAAAGGAAGAATAGCAAATGATACTTTAGAAATTTTTAAAAAAGTTTTTAAAAAAGAGTTTGTTTTTGAAGATAGAAAGCTTATATTAAATGTAGAAAATTTTAAATTTTTAGCTATTAGAAGCCAGGATGTGCCTACTTATGTAGAAAATGGTGCCGCTGATGTAGGCGTAGTTGGACTTGATGTTTTGGAAGAGCATAAGCCAAATGTTCTAAGACTGCTTGATTTAGGGATTGGTAAATGCAAAGTATGTGTTGGCATACAAAAAGATAAGATTTTAAATTATGATAAGCCAAATTTAACAGTTGCAACAAAAATGACAAATATAACAAAAGAATTTTTTGCTAAAAAAGCAACTCCAGTTTCTATTATAAAACTATATGGCTCAATTGAGCTTGCTCCGTTAATAGGACTAAGTGATTTGATAGTTGATAATGTTGAAACCGGAGCAACAATGAAACAAAACGGATTAAAAGTAGCTGAAACTATCATGGATAGCTCAGCTTTTTTAATATCTAATAAAAATAGCTTTATAAATAAAAAAATTGAAATTTTAGAAATTTATGATAAAATCTCAGCTGTTTTGTGA
- a CDS encoding serine hydroxymethyltransferase, protein MSLENYDKEIFDLTNKELKRQCDYLEMIASENFTYPDVMEVMGSILTNKYAEGYPHKRYYGGCEFVDGIEEIAIERCKKLFNCKFANVQPNSGSQANQGVYGALLKPGDRILGMDLSHGGHLTHGAKVNASGKNYDSFFYGVELDGRINYDKVLEIAKVVQPKLIVCGASAYAREIDFAKFREIADAVGAYLFADVAHIAGLVVAGEHPSPFPHCHVVSSTTHKTLRGPRGGIIMTNDEEIAKKINSSIFPGIQGGPLMHVIAAKAVGFKHNLSPEWKIYAKQVKANAKKLGEVLIKRGYDLVSGGTDNHLVLMDLSNKEYSGKDASAALEDAGITTNKNTVPGEKRSPFVTSGVRIGSPALTARGMKEAEFEFIANKIADVLDDINNKDLHAKIKEEVKVLAHKFIIYDKAMF, encoded by the coding sequence ATGAGTTTAGAAAATTACGATAAAGAAATTTTTGATTTAACAAACAAGGAATTAAAAAGACAGTGTGACTACTTGGAAATGATTGCAAGTGAAAATTTTACCTATCCTGATGTTATGGAAGTTATGGGATCAATTTTAACAAATAAATATGCCGAAGGATATCCACATAAAAGATATTACGGAGGTTGCGAGTTTGTAGATGGAATCGAAGAAATTGCCATTGAAAGATGTAAAAAACTTTTTAACTGCAAATTTGCAAATGTTCAACCAAATTCAGGAAGTCAAGCTAATCAAGGTGTTTATGGGGCACTTTTAAAACCAGGCGATAGAATTTTAGGTATGGATCTAAGCCATGGTGGACACTTAACTCACGGTGCAAAGGTAAATGCTAGTGGCAAAAACTATGATAGCTTTTTTTATGGAGTTGAGCTAGATGGAAGAATAAACTATGATAAGGTATTAGAAATTGCTAAAGTAGTTCAACCAAAACTTATAGTTTGTGGTGCGAGTGCATATGCAAGAGAGATAGATTTTGCCAAATTTAGAGAAATAGCTGATGCTGTTGGAGCCTATCTTTTTGCTGATGTTGCACACATCGCAGGTTTAGTTGTAGCAGGTGAACACCCAAGTCCATTTCCACACTGCCATGTTGTTAGTTCTACAACCCACAAAACATTAAGAGGCCCAAGAGGTGGAATTATAATGACAAATGATGAGGAAATTGCTAAAAAAATAAACTCAAGCATATTTCCTGGTATTCAAGGTGGGCCTTTAATGCATGTAATTGCGGCAAAAGCAGTTGGATTTAAACATAATTTAAGCCCTGAATGGAAAATTTATGCAAAACAAGTTAAAGCAAATGCCAAAAAACTTGGTGAAGTTTTGATAAAAAGAGGATATGACCTAGTAAGTGGTGGAACTGACAATCATCTTGTTCTAATGGATTTGTCAAATAAGGAATATAGTGGAAAAGATGCATCAGCTGCACTAGAAGATGCTGGCATAACAACAAATAAAAACACAGTTCCTGGAGAAAAAAGAAGTCCTTTTGTAACAAGTGGTGTAAGAATTGGAAGCCCAGCACTAACTGCAAGAGGTATGAAAGAAGCTGAGTTTGAGTTTATAGCAAATAAAATTGCTGATGTTTTAGATGATATAAACAATAAAGATCTTCATGCTAAAATAAAAGAAGAGGTAAAAGTACTAGCGCATAAATTTATAATTTATGATAAAGCTATGTTCTAG
- the gatC gene encoding Asp-tRNA(Asn)/Glu-tRNA(Gln) amidotransferase subunit GatC, with translation MLIDDDLLNKLEKLSALKIPENKRSQMKSQLEKIIDFVKILDEVDSKNLEIKNQNFTPLREDVPHQDQEVVDMILKSAPASEDHFFVVPKIIE, from the coding sequence ATGTTAATTGACGATGATTTATTAAATAAACTTGAAAAACTAAGTGCCTTAAAAATACCAGAAAACAAAAGAAGTCAGATGAAATCACAGCTTGAAAAAATTATAGATTTTGTTAAAATTTTAGATGAGGTTGATAGCAAAAATTTGGAAATTAAAAACCAAAATTTCACTCCATTAAGAGAGGATGTACCACATCAAGATCAAGAAGTTGTTGATATGATTTTAAAATCAGCTCCAGCAAGCGAAGATCATTTCTTTGTAGTTCCAAAAATTATAGAATAA
- a CDS encoding shikimate dehydrogenase: MKKFAVFGDPIFHSISPRLHNLAIKELNLDAFYGRVCLKNGNLLKETFLNLDLNGANITIPHKQTALQICDKIDINAQKIGSLNTIVKNKDKIFGYNTDAPGFLKAINEFKDIKSVLIIGAGGTAKALANALSNLDLEIVNRSDKSLDFKEFNFFTYQNFKPRKFDLVINSTSAGLKDDTLPLPEEILKDCFSKYAFDVIYGRKTPFLNLASKLNLKHKDGLDMLIYQAVLALNLFFNNKLDEKKIELYMRKAANLN; the protein is encoded by the coding sequence ATGAAAAAATTTGCAGTCTTTGGCGATCCAATCTTTCATTCAATATCGCCAAGACTTCACAATCTCGCCATAAAAGAGCTAAATTTAGATGCCTTTTATGGCAGAGTTTGTTTAAAAAATGGAAATTTATTAAAAGAAACTTTTTTAAATTTAGACTTAAACGGTGCAAACATAACAATTCCACACAAACAAACAGCACTTCAAATTTGTGATAAAATAGATATAAATGCTCAAAAAATAGGCTCTTTAAATACAATAGTAAAAAATAAAGATAAGATTTTTGGCTATAACACAGATGCACCTGGTTTTTTAAAAGCTATCAATGAATTTAAAGATATCAAATCAGTTTTAATAATTGGAGCAGGAGGCACAGCAAAAGCTTTAGCAAACGCCTTATCAAATTTGGATTTAGAAATAGTAAATAGAAGCGATAAATCTTTAGACTTTAAAGAATTTAATTTTTTTACTTATCAAAATTTTAAACCAAGAAAATTTGATTTAGTCATAAACTCAACCTCAGCTGGATTAAAAGATGATACTTTGCCACTTCCAGAAGAAATTTTAAAAGATTGCTTTTCTAAATATGCTTTTGATGTTATATATGGTAGAAAAACACCTTTTTTAAACTTAGCTAGCAAATTAAACCTCAAGCATAAAGATGGGCTTGATATGCTTATTTATCAAGCAGTTTTAGCGCTAAATTTATTTTTTAATAATAAGCTTGATGAGAAAAAAATAGAACTTTATATGAGAAAGGCTGCAAATCTAAATTAA
- a CDS encoding LysR substrate-binding domain-containing protein, with translation MTLKQIEYFIKVCELEQISECSKFFGISQSAMSIAIKNLENSLGGELFDRIGKSLVINERGKAFLKSITPIYNRVLEIRKNMLNGGMFDIAITSSKNIGSYLLPEAVSEILENKNDKSKIHLDIKIENTEAILQSILNNQCDIGLIEGSLKNSEVSTITICEDELFVVTGDKNLAQKSWTINSLKDYGWVMREIGSGTREVFFNNIKETTNLNVILELPTSEAIKNSIRNRPLFTCLPYFAIHNELGNGLYKVNIKGKKFIRNLYAIYSKDKKNSETFMNIINEIIENIRKFHKKISSQNS, from the coding sequence ATGACATTAAAGCAGATTGAGTATTTTATCAAGGTTTGCGAATTAGAACAAATTAGTGAGTGTTCAAAATTTTTTGGTATTTCACAATCAGCAATGTCAATTGCTATTAAAAATCTTGAGAACTCGCTTGGCGGTGAGCTGTTTGATCGAATAGGTAAAAGTCTTGTAATTAACGAAAGAGGAAAAGCTTTTTTAAAATCAATTACTCCAATTTATAACCGAGTTTTAGAAATTAGAAAAAATATGCTAAATGGAGGTATGTTTGATATTGCAATTACATCGAGTAAAAATATCGGGAGTTATCTTTTGCCAGAAGCAGTAAGCGAAATATTAGAAAATAAAAACGATAAATCAAAAATTCACTTAGATATAAAAATTGAAAATACTGAAGCTATATTGCAAAGTATTTTAAATAATCAATGCGATATCGGTCTTATCGAAGGAAGTTTAAAAAACAGTGAGGTAAGCACTATAACAATATGCGAGGATGAGCTTTTTGTAGTAACTGGAGATAAAAATCTTGCACAAAAATCTTGGACTATAAATTCTTTAAAAGACTATGGTTGGGTTATGAGAGAGATTGGCTCTGGCACAAGAGAGGTGTTTTTTAACAACATCAAAGAAACCACGAATTTAAATGTCATATTAGAGCTTCCAACTTCAGAAGCGATAAAAAACTCTATTAGAAACAGACCACTATTTACCTGTTTGCCTTATTTTGCGATACATAATGAACTTGGAAATGGACTTTATAAAGTAAATATAAAAGGTAAAAAGTTTATAAGAAATCTATATGCAATTTACTCAAAAGACAAGAAAAATAGCGAAACTTTTATGAATATAATAAATGAAATTATTGAAAATATAAGAAAATTTCACAAGAAAATCTCATCACAAAACAGCTGA
- a CDS encoding CvpA family protein, translating into MSGINWLDLIIIAFTLIFALKGLSSGLIREIFGIIGMIGGFIIAIKFKAEVGAWISANIYDLNKLGLMDSNGTEIIAGFVAALFGIWFIALILGELLTKMLSLSGLGIVDRIGGFVFGGAKIFLIFAIIAVFIRSSAFLNKQARPFFENSFTYPYLINTGAWMMGLKLNDIIPVIEDEKSQEANQTNIIYEKSNFNENFINGEGNETEKQNYEN; encoded by the coding sequence ATGAGTGGCATAAACTGGCTTGATTTAATAATAATAGCTTTTACTTTAATTTTTGCACTAAAAGGACTTAGTTCTGGTCTTATAAGAGAAATTTTTGGAATTATCGGTATGATTGGTGGATTTATAATTGCAATAAAATTTAAAGCAGAAGTTGGAGCTTGGATAAGTGCAAATATTTATGATTTAAACAAATTAGGGCTTATGGATTCAAATGGAACTGAGATTATAGCAGGATTTGTAGCTGCACTTTTTGGTATTTGGTTTATAGCTTTAATTTTAGGTGAACTTTTAACTAAAATGCTAAGTCTTAGTGGTCTTGGCATAGTTGATAGAATTGGTGGATTTGTATTTGGCGGGGCAAAAATATTTTTAATTTTTGCAATAATTGCTGTTTTTATAAGATCATCAGCTTTTTTAAACAAGCAAGCAAGACCTTTTTTTGAAAATAGCTTTACTTACCCATACCTTATAAATACAGGTGCTTGGATGATGGGATTAAAATTAAATGATATTATTCCTGTTATTGAAGATGAAAAAAGTCAAGAAGCAAATCAAACAAATATAATTTATGAAAAAAGTAATTTTAATGAAAATTTTATAAATGGAGAGGGCAATGAAACAGAAAAACAAAACTACGAAAATTGA
- a CDS encoding SPOR domain-containing protein: MSDDRFSIDDNIVLDPKTAKTNNIKKILTGIAILVVLFLIVLIIMKFINSGNMEEPKPLVMPSEETIFKPKAKKPSQPIREIDEASSKNVETKKLEPQIVEIRPIRIEEAPKSREKIEHTIATETKDEAKQTIVKSSPKEEIKQEPKAETTKSKQEVVVVTSKKATPKQEPKKDIKEEKVKKETPKKEVKKQAPKAQKQESKDQTPAQSNVAQTTLQKGSYIQVLATADFKPDADYIKKLKSKGYTYTLYKTTVKGKEYIKVLVGPFNEAKLNSEMSNIRATINKDAFVFRVK; this comes from the coding sequence ATGAGTGATGATAGATTTAGTATAGATGATAATATTGTCTTAGACCCTAAAACTGCAAAAACAAATAATATTAAAAAAATTTTAACTGGCATTGCTATTTTAGTAGTGCTTTTTTTAATAGTTTTAATAATTATGAAATTTATAAATAGTGGAAACATGGAAGAGCCAAAACCGCTTGTTATGCCAAGCGAAGAGACAATATTTAAGCCTAAAGCTAAAAAACCGAGTCAGCCAATAAGAGAAATTGATGAAGCTTCGAGCAAAAATGTGGAAACTAAAAAATTAGAGCCGCAAATTGTTGAAATTAGACCAATTAGAATAGAAGAGGCTCCAAAGTCAAGAGAGAAAATTGAGCATACTATAGCAACAGAAACAAAAGATGAAGCTAAACAAACTATAGTAAAAAGCAGCCCAAAGGAAGAAATAAAACAAGAGCCAAAAGCTGAAACAACTAAATCAAAACAAGAAGTTGTAGTTGTAACATCTAAAAAAGCGACTCCAAAACAAGAGCCTAAAAAAGATATAAAAGAAGAAAAAGTTAAAAAAGAAACTCCAAAAAAAGAGGTTAAAAAGCAAGCTCCTAAAGCCCAAAAGCAAGAGAGCAAAGACCAAACCCCAGCGCAAAGCAATGTCGCACAAACAACTTTACAAAAAGGTAGCTATATACAAGTTTTAGCCACTGCTGACTTTAAGCCAGATGCCGATTACATAAAAAAATTAAAGAGTAAGGGATACACATATACTCTTTATAAAACCACAGTAAAAGGCAAAGAATATATTAAAGTTTTAGTAGGTCCTTTTAATGAGGCAAAACTTAACAGTGAAATGTCAAATATAAGAGCAACTATAAACAAAGATGCTTTTGTCTTTAGAGTAAAATAA
- the lysS gene encoding lysine--tRNA ligase has protein sequence MVFDNQLEIQRIEKKEELRKLGINPYPHFLKKDMDIKEFRDKFEYIKELDEKRVSDEVIISGRLMLKRVAGKSTFANIEDESGNVQIYYSRDSIGEDLYKVFKKNLEVGDVILVKGFPFVTKTGEFSMHVTNLTLASKAISQLPEKFHGLVDIEMRYRQRYLDMIMNPEVRNDFKKRSKIISLIRHFFEEKGFMEVETPMMHPIAGGANAKPFVTYHNALDVNRYLRIAPELYLKRLIVGGMEAVFEINRNFRNEGMDLTHNPEFTSIEFYWAWHNYNEVMNLTEELFKMLLKGLNLPEILEYDDKKIDFSKPFTRVKYLDALVEIGGLSQDVINDKDKILEKLKKDGFEANENLDLGHLQAELFDNYVEEKLINPTFIVDFPISISPLSRRSDENPNIAERFELFIAGNELANAFNELNDPLDQYERFKAQIEAKNAGDDEAHEMDEDYVKALGYAMPPTVGWGLGIDRLAMLLTNKKSIRDVILFPAMRPLKTIQIDEDKE, from the coding sequence GTGGTATTTGATAATCAATTAGAAATTCAAAGAATAGAAAAAAAAGAAGAATTAAGAAAATTAGGAATAAATCCATATCCGCATTTTCTAAAAAAGGATATGGATATAAAAGAATTTAGAGATAAATTTGAGTATATTAAAGAACTCGATGAAAAAAGAGTTAGCGATGAAGTTATAATTTCAGGGCGTCTTATGCTAAAAAGAGTGGCTGGTAAATCAACATTTGCAAATATTGAAGATGAAAGTGGAAATGTTCAAATTTATTACTCTAGAGATAGCATAGGTGAAGATTTATATAAAGTTTTTAAAAAAAATCTTGAAGTTGGAGATGTGATTTTAGTAAAAGGTTTTCCTTTTGTAACTAAAACAGGGGAATTTTCTATGCATGTTACAAACCTAACTCTAGCTTCAAAAGCAATTTCACAACTTCCTGAGAAATTTCATGGACTTGTAGATATTGAGATGCGTTACCGACAAAGATATCTTGATATGATAATGAACCCAGAGGTTAGAAATGATTTTAAAAAGAGATCGAAAATCATCTCACTAATTAGACATTTTTTTGAAGAAAAAGGCTTTATGGAAGTCGAAACTCCTATGATGCACCCAATTGCTGGTGGAGCAAATGCAAAACCATTTGTAACTTATCATAATGCACTTGATGTGAATAGATATCTTAGAATAGCACCAGAACTTTATTTAAAACGACTAATTGTTGGTGGAATGGAAGCTGTTTTTGAAATAAATAGAAATTTTAGAAACGAGGGAATGGATTTAACACATAATCCGGAATTTACATCTATTGAGTTTTACTGGGCGTGGCATAATTACAATGAAGTTATGAATCTAACAGAAGAGCTTTTCAAGATGTTATTAAAAGGGCTTAATTTACCTGAAATTTTAGAATATGATGATAAAAAGATTGATTTTTCAAAACCGTTTACAAGAGTTAAATATTTAGATGCTCTTGTTGAGATAGGTGGACTTTCACAAGATGTCATAAATGATAAAGATAAAATTTTAGAAAAACTAAAAAAAGATGGCTTTGAAGCAAATGAAAATTTAGATCTTGGGCATTTACAAGCTGAGCTTTTTGATAATTATGTGGAGGAAAAACTTATAAACCCAACTTTTATAGTTGATTTTCCAATTTCAATAAGCCCTCTTTCAAGAAGAAGTGATGAAAATCCAAATATTGCTGAAAGATTTGAGCTGTTTATTGCAGGAAATGAACTAGCAAACGCATTTAATGAATTAAATGATCCACTTGATCAATATGAAAGATTTAAAGCACAAATTGAGGCAAAAAATGCAGGAGATGATGAAGCTCATGAGATGGATGAAGACTATGTAAAAGCTCTTGGCTATGCCATGCCACCAACTGTTGGTTGGGGACTTGGGATCGATAGACTTGCAATGCTTTTAACTAATAAAAAATCAATTAGAGATGTTATTTTATTTCCAGCTATGAGACCATTAAAAACAATACAAATAGATGAAGATAAGGAGTAA
- a CDS encoding type III pantothenate kinase → MLLCDVGNFSAKFWDDGRLFSLSIDELNKFNPKENVYYINVNSKFIPRSSKFIDIKDYFKFDTIYKGLGIDRIAGCYTIENGVIVDAGSAITIDLMISNTHQGGFITPGIGSYLNAYKSISPILDIPFNSQIELDCFPQKTNDAISYGIVKPLVLAINEMAKNKEIYFTGGDGSFFVKFFEKAIFDKNLVFRGMLKAINEHNSKTTKDDK, encoded by the coding sequence ATGTTACTTTGTGATGTAGGAAATTTCAGTGCCAAGTTTTGGGATGATGGCAGACTTTTTAGTCTAAGTATTGATGAGCTTAATAAATTTAATCCAAAAGAAAATGTCTATTATATAAATGTAAATTCCAAATTTATTCCAAGAAGTAGCAAATTTATAGACATAAAAGATTATTTTAAATTTGATACTATTTATAAAGGTCTTGGTATAGATAGGATAGCAGGGTGTTATACTATAGAAAACGGGGTTATTGTAGATGCAGGAAGTGCAATAACGATTGATTTGATGATTTCAAATACTCATCAAGGTGGATTTATTACTCCAGGCATTGGATCTTATCTAAATGCTTATAAAAGTATCTCGCCAATTTTAGATATTCCATTTAACTCACAAATTGAACTCGATTGTTTCCCACAAAAAACAAATGATGCTATTTCTTATGGAATTGTAAAGCCTCTAGTTTTAGCCATAAATGAAATGGCAAAAAATAAAGAGATTTATTTTACAGGCGGAGATGGAAGTTTTTTTGTCAAATTTTTTGAAAAAGCTATTTTTGATAAAAATTTGGTTTTTAGAGGTATGCTTAAGGCTATAAATGAACACAATAGTAAAACTACTAAGGATGATAAATGA
- a CDS encoding type IV pilus twitching motility protein PilT encodes MEKSNIKTDIQTLLRVQINNDASDLHIVSRSAPQIRIDGKLVPLDMPNLTGTDIEHLCYAIITDAQKSELEEKKELDFAMEIPNIGRFRGNYYYTMNGDLAAAFRKIPVDIPSLDDLRAPSIFKKLVKREKGMILVTGPTGSGKSTTLAAMLNEINLTERKHIITVEDPVEFVHENKKCLFSHRNIGTDTHSYANALKYALREDPDIILIGEMRDRETISIAITAAETGHLVFATLHTNSAMQTISRIVDSFDGSEQTQIRNMLSVSLSAIISQSLLPKIGKGRLAVHEILVNNHAIANLIREDKTQQIYSQMQLNQQETGMVTQTQALLQALNKRLISKESALAYTTNRQELVKALGGE; translated from the coding sequence ATGGAAAAAAGCAATATAAAAACCGACATTCAAACCCTTTTAAGGGTGCAAATAAACAACGATGCAAGTGACCTTCACATAGTAAGTAGAAGTGCCCCACAAATTAGAATCGATGGAAAATTAGTTCCTCTTGATATGCCAAATTTAACAGGAACAGACATTGAACATCTTTGTTATGCAATTATTACAGATGCTCAAAAAAGCGAACTCGAAGAGAAAAAAGAGCTTGACTTTGCTATGGAAATTCCAAATATAGGAAGGTTTAGAGGAAATTATTATTATACTATGAATGGTGATTTGGCAGCTGCATTTAGAAAAATTCCTGTTGATATTCCTTCTCTTGATGATTTAAGGGCTCCAAGTATTTTTAAAAAGCTAGTTAAAAGAGAAAAAGGGATGATTTTAGTAACTGGTCCTACAGGAAGTGGTAAATCAACTACTTTAGCAGCAATGTTAAATGAGATAAATTTAACTGAAAGAAAACACATTATAACAGTCGAAGACCCAGTTGAGTTTGTCCATGAAAATAAAAAATGTCTTTTTTCTCATAGAAATATAGGAACCGATACTCACTCTTATGCAAATGCTTTAAAGTATGCTCTTCGTGAGGACCCTGATATTATACTAATTGGTGAGATGAGAGATAGAGAAACTATTTCAATCGCCATTACAGCAGCTGAAACAGGACACTTAGTTTTTGCTACACTTCACACAAATTCAGCTATGCAAACAATCAGCCGTATAGTTGATAGTTTTGATGGAAGCGAACAAACCCAAATAAGAAATATGCTATCAGTTTCATTAAGTGCGATAATTTCACAATCTCTACTTCCAAAAATTGGAAAAGGACGACTTGCAGTTCATGAAATTTTGGTAAATAATCACGCTATTGCCAACCTAATAAGAGAAGACAAAACTCAACAAATTTATTCTCAAATGCAATTAAATCAACAAGAAACAGGCATGGTAACTCAAACTCAAGCACTATTACAAGCGCTTAATAAAAGACTCATTTCAAAAGAAAGCGCTCTTGCTTATACTACAAATAGACAAGAGTTAGTTAAGGCTTTAGGGGGTGAGTAG
- a CDS encoding YeiH family protein has product MENFNLSKKNLKKENNKKKLSHKSIYKNRKLKAWVFILTSALCAYSLSLLAPIKTLAISPLIIAVVLGAILANTFYKTSIFLEKTGVIKIATKQILRLGIVLYGFKITLNDIGHVGFSGVLMAFFIVFSTFFIGYFLGLFLGLDKKSSILISSGSSICGAAAVLATSSVIKAKSDKIGVAVCTVVVYGTIFMFLYPVLFRLGVLDLSKTQMGYLMGLSLHEVAHAVGAGAAVGEEANDLSVIMKMLRVLMLVPFLFMISFFDLEKVHDKNSEKMSKKITIPWFGLWFLAMVFIGSFLPLNLRDISLPIVNFIDIMLLTTAMFALGVTIRKDMLKKSGKKPFILATFLAIWLFTICFMIAKFLV; this is encoded by the coding sequence TTGGAAAATTTCAATTTAAGTAAAAAGAATTTAAAAAAAGAAAATAATAAGAAAAAACTATCTCATAAATCAATATATAAAAATAGAAAATTAAAAGCTTGGGTTTTTATTTTAACAAGTGCACTTTGTGCTTATTCTTTATCGCTTCTTGCACCAATTAAGACTTTAGCAATAAGCCCTTTAATAATTGCTGTTGTTTTAGGAGCTATTTTGGCAAATACGTTTTATAAAACTTCGATTTTTTTAGAAAAAACAGGCGTTATAAAAATTGCAACAAAACAAATTTTAAGACTTGGAATAGTTTTATATGGCTTTAAAATAACATTAAATGATATTGGTCATGTTGGATTTAGCGGCGTTTTAATGGCATTTTTTATAGTTTTTTCTACATTCTTTATAGGATATTTTTTAGGACTTTTCTTAGGACTTGATAAAAAAAGTTCTATTTTGATAAGCTCAGGAAGTTCTATTTGTGGTGCAGCAGCAGTTTTGGCAACAAGTAGTGTTATAAAAGCAAAGAGCGATAAAATAGGAGTTGCGGTTTGTACTGTTGTGGTTTATGGGACTATTTTTATGTTTTTATATCCAGTTTTATTTAGACTTGGAGTTTTGGATTTATCAAAAACACAAATGGGATATTTAATGGGACTATCGCTTCATGAAGTAGCTCATGCGGTTGGCGCTGGAGCAGCTGTTGGCGAGGAGGCAAATGATTTAAGTGTTATAATGAAAATGCTTAGAGTTTTAATGCTTGTGCCATTTTTATTTATGATAAGTTTTTTTGACTTGGAAAAAGTGCATGATAAAAATAGTGAAAAAATGAGTAAAAAAATAACTATTCCTTGGTTTGGACTTTGGTTTTTGGCTATGGTTTTTATCGGGTCATTTTTGCCATTAAATTTGCGTGATATTTCACTTCCAATTGTAAATTTTATAGATATTATGCTTTTAACAACAGCTATGTTTGCCCTTGGTGTTACAATTAGAAAAGATATGTTAAAAAAATCAGGTAAAAAGCCATTTATCCTAGCTACTTTTTTAGCTATATGGCTTTTTACTATTTGTTTTATGATTGCTAAATTTTTAGTTTAG